From bacterium, one genomic window encodes:
- the gyrA gene encoding DNA gyrase subunit A has protein sequence MEGEKIVTIGIEEEMKESYLDYAMSVIIGRALPDVRDGLKPVHRRILYGMLELGLEPGKPFKKSARIVGEVMGKYHPHGDAPIYEAIARMAQPFSLRYPLIEGQGNFGSIDGDPPAAMRYTEARLASITMEMLADIEKETVDFVPNFDESLIEPTVLPSKIPNLLINGSSGIAVGMATNIPPHNLSEVVNAMIKLIDNPEITIEELIEILPGPDFPTGGMICGREGIKSAYTTGKGIIIVRGHVDVEEEKNKVNIVIKTIPYEVNKSNLVEEIANLIENGKIGGVTEVRDESDKNGIRVVLETKKGENVDIIINQLYKHTQLQTSYGIINLALVNRQPRLLNLKEMLQLFINFREEIVIKRTRYDLKKAEERYHILLGLIIALDNLDKVIDLIRNSKNVDEAREKLIKTFKITEIQANAILSMPLSRLTGLEREKILKERDEIELKIKDYKEILESPKRVKEIIKNELLLIKEKFGDDRKTEIVESIEEFEDIDLIRPEDIVVTISYEGYIKRTNLDSFRRQRRGGKGLIGASTKEEDFIKHLLLTSTTDTLLFFSDKGKVYWLKGYLIPEGSRQAKGKPIINLLKIEPGEKISAVIPVREFSKDKFLIMITKNGLVKKTSLEKYSKPRKGGIIGIDLREGDKLIDVKLTDGNSHIILSTKNGLSIRFPEKEVKPVGRNAIGVIGIRFKKKDDEVVGCEIINPEEENFSLLTVCKKGFGKRTLIKEYKVQHRGGKGVIDIKVGNKNGEVVGSKLVSGEDEIIITTKKGIVIRIKVSDIRIVGRNTIGVKLINLPSDDEITDITKVEKENNE, from the coding sequence GAAATGAAGGAGTCATATCTTGATTATGCTATGAGTGTTATTATAGGAAGAGCTTTACCTGATGTAAGGGATGGATTAAAACCTGTTCATAGAAGGATCCTTTATGGAATGCTTGAATTAGGATTAGAACCTGGAAAACCGTTTAAAAAATCAGCAAGAATAGTTGGTGAGGTTATGGGTAAGTATCATCCCCATGGTGATGCCCCTATTTATGAAGCAATAGCAAGAATGGCACAACCGTTTTCTCTAAGATATCCCTTAATTGAGGGACAGGGGAATTTTGGTTCTATTGATGGAGACCCACCTGCTGCTATGAGATATACAGAGGCAAGACTCGCATCAATTACTATGGAAATGCTTGCAGATATTGAAAAAGAAACAGTTGATTTTGTCCCTAACTTTGATGAATCTTTGATTGAACCAACTGTATTACCAAGTAAAATTCCGAATCTTCTTATAAATGGGTCTTCTGGAATAGCGGTTGGAATGGCTACAAATATTCCACCCCATAATTTATCAGAAGTAGTGAATGCCATGATAAAATTAATTGATAATCCTGAAATAACAATTGAAGAACTGATTGAAATTTTACCTGGTCCTGATTTTCCAACAGGTGGTATGATATGTGGACGAGAAGGCATAAAAAGTGCATATACTACAGGAAAAGGGATAATTATTGTAAGAGGGCATGTTGATGTTGAAGAAGAAAAAAACAAAGTTAACATAGTAATAAAAACAATTCCTTATGAAGTAAATAAATCAAATCTTGTTGAAGAAATAGCAAATCTAATTGAAAATGGAAAAATAGGAGGAGTAACTGAAGTAAGAGATGAGTCAGATAAAAATGGTATTAGAGTTGTTCTTGAGACAAAAAAAGGCGAGAATGTGGATATTATAATAAATCAACTTTATAAACACACTCAACTACAGACATCTTATGGAATTATTAATCTTGCACTTGTTAATAGACAGCCTCGTCTTTTAAATCTTAAAGAGATGCTTCAACTCTTTATAAATTTTAGAGAAGAAATAGTTATAAAAAGAACCAGATATGATTTAAAAAAAGCAGAAGAAAGGTATCACATTCTTCTTGGACTAATTATTGCTCTTGATAATCTTGATAAAGTTATTGATTTAATCAGAAATTCCAAAAATGTTGATGAGGCAAGAGAAAAATTAATTAAAACATTTAAAATTACTGAAATCCAGGCAAATGCAATTTTAAGTATGCCTCTTTCAAGGTTAACAGGACTTGAAAGGGAAAAAATATTAAAAGAAAGAGATGAAATTGAATTAAAAATAAAAGATTATAAAGAAATTCTTGAAAGTCCAAAAAGAGTAAAAGAAATAATAAAAAATGAACTTTTATTGATCAAAGAAAAATTTGGAGATGATAGAAAAACAGAAATTGTAGAAAGTATAGAAGAATTTGAAGATATTGATCTGATAAGACCCGAAGACATAGTTGTAACAATTTCTTATGAAGGTTATATAAAAAGGACAAACCTTGATTCTTTCAGAAGACAGAGAAGAGGAGGCAAGGGATTAATAGGAGCTTCAACAAAAGAAGAAGATTTTATAAAACATCTCCTTCTAACATCAACTACTGATACACTTTTGTTTTTTTCTGATAAGGGGAAAGTTTACTGGCTTAAAGGTTACTTAATTCCTGAAGGGAGTAGACAAGCAAAAGGGAAACCAATAATAAATCTTTTAAAAATAGAACCCGGAGAAAAAATTTCTGCAGTAATCCCTGTAAGAGAATTTTCAAAAGACAAATTTTTAATTATGATTACAAAAAATGGACTTGTGAAAAAAACATCCCTTGAGAAATATAGTAAACCAAGAAAAGGTGGAATAATAGGTATTGATTTAAGAGAAGGAGATAAACTTATAGATGTTAAACTTACAGATGGAAATAGTCATATAATTTTAAGTACTAAAAATGGTTTAAGCATCAGATTTCCAGAAAAAGAAGTAAAACCGGTTGGAAGAAATGCTATTGGCGTAATAGGAATAAGATTTAAGAAAAAAGATGATGAAGTTGTTGGTTGCGAAATTATAAATCCAGAAGAAGAGAATTTTTCTTTGCTTACTGTATGTAAAAAAGGGTTTGGAAAGAGAACATTAATTAAAGAATATAAAGTTCAACATAGAGGAGGTAAAGGAGTTATTGATATAAAAGTTGGTAACAAAAATGGTGAGGTTGTTGGTTCTAAACTTGTTTCTGGAGAAGATGAAATAATAATAACTACCAAAAAGGGTATTGTTATAAGAATTAAAGTTTCTGACATAAGAATTGTTGGAAGAAATACTATTGGTGTGAAACTGATAAATCTTCCTTCTGATGATGAAATAACAGATATAACCAAAGTGGAAAAAGAAAATAATGAATAA